The genomic DNA TATCAGCGTGGTGGCTTATTTTTTACTACCGCTATGGTCAATTTGTTAAGATTGGCAGTGCCAGGACATTTTCATGGAGGCTTAAAATGGTGGATTTTTTGCTTTCCGCCGTGAACCACCATTTATATCCGATAACACTAAATTCATGAAGGAAATTAGATGAACCTCAGAAATTATGAGTTCACACTTGGTTTAGAAATTGTGATATGAACATTCTTGATTGCATATATCAACTCCCTGTGAACCCCTATAATTGTCTTGACTCTAGAGTTACTATTGCACATATATTAATCTGTTCATGTCTTgattgtatataatttttttttctaaacatgcAGAACTTACTATTGGCAACTACTTCAGCTACACCACttatgaaaataggagattttGGTTTTGCACGGTagggtagttttttttataactctATATAACATCTCCCTTTTagttttatataatattagcACTATAGttataataacataatatataatgaaaaaagtagtagtttttgtatttcttgcattttgtaGTTTGCTGATGTATTACTGTACTAGGTCTCTCACACCTCTGCAGTTGGCAGATACACTATGTGGTTCACCTTATTACATGGCTCCTGAGATAATTCAGAGTCAGAAGTATGATGCAAAGGTGACAAAAGATAGAATGAGATCAAAATTTATTGACTGATATCTGTTTTTCCTGTTCTTTTGTATAATAATTAAGTTAATTTGGTGCAGGCTGATTTGTGGAGTGTTGGTGCAATATTGTATCAGCTAGTTGTTGGGAAACCTCCATTTGATGGAAATAGTCAATTGCAGGTTGTGAAAAGGCTAAACTGTGATATTTCGtttctttttccattttcttAAAGATTATGGTTTTTGGGAAATAGTTATTTATctgttattattataaatacCGTTCTGTTCCttcaatatcatttttctagtgcagctttttcaaaatatattggcATCTACTGAACTGTACTTTCCACCAACGATTTTAAAAGAGCTACATCCTGATTGCGTGGATCTTTGCAGAAGCCTTTTACGTCGAGATCCAGGTATTTATTAGAACTATAAGTCGTGTACAAAATGTGCTTGTATATTTTGCTAAGTTTTTTGTGAAGTGTAAAGGTGATGACGGGTTTGAGGTTGAAATATTATTATACATATGTTTTAAATGACAGTTAGAGCTGAGGTAGAGAAGTAAAGTTGGACTTTAATTTGCAGATGAGAGATTAACATTCAAGGCATTCTTCAGTCACAACTTCCTACAGGAACACAGGTCATAATTTTCCTTGAAGATTCCTTctaagaaaattatttattgtaTCCTTGTTGCATTTTCTTTCCATGTCGTACCTACTATTAGTAATCTCTTATAATTGATCACTTATAGGTCCATCGTGAATATCGAGCAGTTTCATTCACATCAATCAGATAGCTCAATGGTTAATCAATTAGTTGGCTCTGCATTCGAGAAGGAGTCTCAATCACATTCCAAGTATCATGTTGAGTCATTTGTAGATGATCCAGTGGCAGTCAGTTCAGCGGTCAATGAAACCATGCTTTTGCAAAGAAAGGGTGGCAAGAGCACAACTGACACCCAGAGTGCTAAAGGGTTGAATCCAACTAATGCACACGATAAGCCGGGGAAGTCCAttgatgttgatattaatttgtCAAACCAAGCTCGAGGTCTAATAATACTCCACTAATTTTCCATTCTTTTCCatgcttcattttttatttcctaaTTCTAAATGCTGTTCTCTATTTAGTTTCACATTTAATGGAGTCCATTGAGAAAGGTTATGTCCTCATCAATCCTCATTTTACATCATCGGAGGATTTCTCTGACTACTTTGAGGCATCTGCATCTGTGCAAGATAATCCCTCAAGTGGCGTTTCTATCTGTCCTTTAAAGGGGACTTCTAACCTAGACATTGGAAAGCAAACTAAGGATCCGTCGTCTTCTTCAACTGATGGgttaaacaattttaaaagcAATGAACTCGATGCATTTGTAGCATCATGTGAATTTTCTACGGTAAGGAAAGAGCGGGAATTTTCTTTACTGTACCCTTCAAACAGGTTAGAGATGCTGGATCAGTATGTGCAAGTCCTTGGTGAACTTTCGCAAGAAAAGGTTCGTTTGAGTTTCTCATTGAAAGATAGGCCATCACATAAGAATTTTATTGATTGGCTACACAATTTTAAATGGAAAATATTCATTGACATTGTTAGTTACTTAATTGTTATTTCTTGCAGTATAACACGGGATTATATCTAGAATCGCTTGCGGTTGAGTTGGTGGTTTTGGCTATATGGAAGAAAGCTCTAGACATCTGTAGCACTTGGTCGGTCCCCATATCCGAGGGTGAGTTGAATGGAAGAAGTTCAATTAACGAGTCCATAATTGCCAGTGGAGACGCGAGCTTATCACAGACTATGgaacagaaaataaattttagtgaCCATTCTTCCGTCTCTTTGTGGGCCAAACATGGATTTGTCATTGCAGTCAATCGTGCTGAGAAACTATCATGTCATATTCAAAATATG from Medicago truncatula cultivar Jemalong A17 chromosome 8, MtrunA17r5.0-ANR, whole genome shotgun sequence includes the following:
- the LOC25500600 gene encoding serine/threonine-protein kinase ATG1a, coding for MDLVGPTMTRLVGDYILGPRIGSGSFAVVWRSRHRNSGLEVAIKEIDKTQLSSKVRDNLIKEISILSTIHHPNIIQLFEAIQTNDRIYLVLEYCGGGDLSAYIQRYGRVSESVARHFMRQLAAGLQVLQEKNLIHRDLKPQNLLLATTSATPLMKIGDFGFARSLTPLQLADTLCGSPYYMAPEIIQSQKYDAKADLWSVGAILYQLVVGKPPFDGNSQLQLFQNILASTELYFPPTILKELHPDCVDLCRSLLRRDPDERLTFKAFFSHNFLQEHRSIVNIEQFHSHQSDSSMVNQLVGSAFEKESQSHSKYHVESFVDDPVAVSSAVNETMLLQRKGGKSTTDTQSAKGLNPTNAHDKPGKSIDVDINLSNQARVSHLMESIEKGYVLINPHFTSSEDFSDYFEASASVQDNPSSGVSICPLKGTSNLDIGKQTKDPSSSSTDGLNNFKSNELDAFVASCEFSTVRKEREFSLLYPSNRLEMLDQYVQVLGELSQEKYNTGLYLESLAVELVVLAIWKKALDICSTWSVPISEGELNGRSSINESIIASGDASLSQTMEQKINFSDHSSVSLWAKHGFVIAVNRAEKLSCHIQNMDGAVEMPDAMDIIFQQALLVGTNAAVDEYMNNKDKSAESYSKAMLLLSFIVGEAENLPLNPPFSLLADDQKRIVQYICNLQFHKKSLTESASRESHTLP